Part of the Candidatus Poribacteria bacterium genome, CGTCGTCGTCTCTCCAGCGGGATGAGTTTCTTCACCCGATTCCAGAGCGCGCGGGGTTTGAGAGGATGGCTGCGCAGAAAGTCGCTCACGACATCATGGCTGCATGCGAGGATCCCTGCGAGATACGTCCCCGTGCCGTTGCCGAACGATGCCAGAAGAACCTGCGTGTAGAGAATCGGATTGAGTCTGTCCATGCCTCATAGGATGGCAGAATCCCATCCAAAGACCAAGGGAGCGAAAGTCCTGGGCAAGATGTTCTGCGGGATCGCGAACGGTGATCTCATGGTGCGCGTGGGCCCGGAGCGCTACGAGGCCGCGCTGTCTTTGCCGCACGTCCGCCCCATGGACTTCACAGGGAGACCGATGACCGGTTACGTCTACGTCGGACCTGAAGGGTCCGGCTTTGACGAGCAGGTCCGAGCGTGGGTGGACGAAGCGCTCGCCTTCGTTTCCACACTCGAAGCACAGCCAACTGCCAAACGGAGCCGGCGGTCACCGAGGCGACCGTAGAGCCGTGGCGCAGACCGGCGGCGGGAGCTGTCTGCGCACGCCGTCTGGCTACGATGGTTCCCAGGCGTCTCGCGGAGCCACGGGCCCGCATGCGTGACGGACACCACGCGCACAACGACAAGGACCTCGTCGGTCAGTCCGACGAGGTCCTCTTCACGTTCACGCGTCTTGCCCGAAGCCGCAGCCTCAGGCGCAAATGGCTCCGGTGGCAGGACTCGAACCTGCGACCTGGTGGTTAACAGCCACTCGCTCTACCGACTGAGCTACACCGGATCATGAGGGGACGAATCACAAACGTGGTAACCATACCATATGGAGCAGCATCCGACAAGGCGAACGCTCTCGCCAACGTGTTCCGCCAGGCGCTTGCGGCACGTCACGCCTCGACCGTACTGGGCGTGCTCCGGGCAGGCTCCATCCGGTGGTGGCCCACACGCGGGAGTGCCGCGAGCAACGCGATGTAGATCCAGTAGAGCGACCCGGTCGGCGTCATCGATGCCGTCGCGCCAACCACCCACGACCCCAAGTATCCAGACGCGAGCCCGACTGCGACATACCGGTTCGGCGACCCAGGCCGCGTCTGGCGGACCGCAAGCGCCGCGATACCGACGTGAGCCACGAGCCACGGGATCGCCGCCATCACTCCCCCAGAGTGAAGGATCTCGAGTTGCGTGTTTTCACTGGGGTACTGGTAGTGTGAGACCTGGTGGATCGCTGCCATGTACAGTCGGTAGGCGTCTGCTCCGACTCCGAGGATCGGATGTAGCTGGATATCACGGAGCATCAATCCCCACGTGTAGATCCGGGGCGCTGCGGTGCCGCGACCAAACTCGAACATCGTGAGGACACGACCTGTGAAGGCTCGAACGTAGGCTGTTTCGCGCATCAGGCTCAGCGCGACGGCGCCCAGCACGACCATGGCGAAGATGCCCAGCACGTAGCGGAGCACGACACGAGCATTGCTCCGGAGCATGATGAGAGCGCTGAAGACTCCCGCGCTGAGTGCGAAGGCGGCGATGGGCGCGCGCGCCAGGCTGATGACCACGCCAAGCAGACCCGTGGCGGCAGCGACCACGTACAGAGCCCGGTCTCGTCGATGCGCGCTAATGGCACATCCCAGCGTGCAGAAGATCAGTGAGACGAGCAGGCAGCCAGAGACCGTGCCCCAGCCATACGGCCGGTAGACCGTGCGGATATCACCAGCAAGCGTGAACAGTCCGAGGTTCTGCTTGATCCCTATTTCGCGCAGGGCTGTGGAGATCACCGGTACATCCACGGAGAGCAAAATGACGTGGGCCGTGCCCAATGCGACGACGCCGATCACAATGGCTCCGATGGCGCGTAGCGACTTCTGGTATAGCCCAGGTTGGGAGACCAGCAGCCAGTAGAGCACTGGGTAGTGGGCTACGTTGGACGCCAGCAGCATCGTCGTTCCGATACCGCGCACCACCAATGGCGAGTTCAGGACGGTACTCACGGCAAGCACGCCGAGGGTCGCGGCGAACCATCTGAGGTAGGGCACGCGGGGCAGCGTTCGCCGTTCCAGAAGCAAGCGGGATACGGTCGTCAGGAGCATGACGTACATGACGACGTGACTGAATCGGACGTTGAAGGATCCGACAGTCATCATCAGCGGGTAGAGGTTCTGCAACACAGCCACGGCGATCAGCGAGTATGCCGCCCATTCAGCCGACACCAACACGAGTAGGACGGGCACTCCAAGCAGCGCTGCCAGGAAAGACAGCCGAGCCCCAGCCGCGAGATAGAGCACAAGCGCGAGACACGCGACGATGCCGTAGAGCGAAAGCACGATGTGAGCGCCGACCGGAGTCGCTCGCGTGGCGCATCTGTCGGCTGCCGCCCCGACGGTGTCCATGTCCGGCTTTCTACCTACTGAGGCTCGGAACGCGACAGTTCGACTCGCAGAGCCCTGGGCAGGCGAGCCTGGAACGCGCCCACCAGCACCTGACTGGCAACACGCACTCCATAGCTCGGAGAGATTTCGCATGGTTCGACAGTCATGTCAAAGTCGGCATCCAGAGCCACGCAGACGCCCTGGAACTCCAGCACAGCCCGCCGTCCTTCCGCGCGTACCTGAACTCCCGGCTCCAGGTGCGCCAACCATCGGATCGAGTGCTCGCCTATCCCTTCGAGCTCGTCCTGTACGACGAGTTGGTCTGTGGTCCGTGACAGCATGAACCGACGTCGGTGAGTCACCGGATGCGGCAGACGTCGGTAGCCATCGTGCTCGGCGCACAGCCGTGTCTCATCAGCGTCGGAATGCCATTCGATGACGCGTACCCTGTACGGATCGTCGATGGTCCACAGCCGCCGTCCAGTTCCGAGGCGAGCCGGCTCTGCGTTGTCGACGACGACGGCGTTGTGTGCAAGCGCGCTCCGGAAGCGGTTCCGCGCCGCCGGGTCCGCAGCGTAGGTGTACGTCCCGCTGTCGATGATGAAATCGACGCCATCGCAGCTCAGCTCGAAGCTCAACGCGTCGTTGTGCCCGTGACCCCCCGTGTTGCGGAGCCCGATCGGCGCAGCATCGACGAAGACGTACCAGCCGTTGGACCGGAGCACGTAGTAACCGCTTTCCGGGAAGCCAATCGGTTTCGTGACCCGACCGGATTCAGAACCCGCCCACTTGCCGCCGGTCAGCCAGAACGCTTCCTCAGAGCCAGCACTTCGACGCCATTCCGGGCGGTCGAACAGTGCGGCTCCGACATCGCAGAACGCCGCATGGTTGCTGTGCGGAACCTCGCTGAGCGGATGGAGCCTTCCGTCATCTGTGTCGCCGACAGACGGACAGTCGCCGTTGTCCTTCGTGTAGGCGGCGAGGAAGCCGAATGCAGCGCCGACACGCGCCCAAGCGGCATCGTCGATCGGCATGTAGGACCGGCGGCACAGCCACAGTGGCACGCCGAGCAGCTCGCAGATCAGCATGTGGTACGGGATGGACCCTTCGCGATTTCCTCCATCCTCCGCGATCTGCACGAGGGCTTCTGAAGCCAGGATCGACACGCCACGATTGAGCCATCGTCGCGCCCCAGGCATGGGATCGAGCAACAGCCCGCAGTAAGCCAGCGCAGCGCCATTCGATAGGTAGTGGTTGTTGGTGAGCGGGCCCCATTCGTCGTTGCGATCCACAAACCGAGCGTGCTCCGACAAACTGCTCAGCAAGAGCTTCCTGAGATCATCGCTGACGGTTTCCGAGTCCATCATCAAAGCGTACGCCCAGAGCCAGTTCACCGCGCGGATGCCGACATCCATCGCACAGATCCAGTTGATCCCGAACTCGGGCGGGTTGTGATCGATCCAGTCGCGGAGCTGGTCGGCAAACGCAGCCGCGTAGGCATCGTCGCCGGTGAGGGCGTAAGCCTGTCCCAACGCGATGAAGTGGTGACACCGACTCAGTTCCCACGGAACCTTGTAGTCGGAGCCTTCGCCCACCGGATCCATGTGGTAGATCGCCGTGTGGTGGGTGTCCGCGCGCCAACTGTAGCCTGTCTTGAAGTCCGTGTGCCACGGGATCGATCCGTCGAAGCGGACAGGTCCCGACCCCAGGAGATCGAACTCGCGGTGAACCGCACGCGTACCGCGCACAACCACGCGCTCGACCGCATCCTCCCCGTATCGATCCCGATAGGTGGCGGCAAATGTTGCGTTGCCGGTTGCGGCGATGGGCAGACGCTGGCGGATCGTCGCATCGACGGAATCGAGCAGATGTCGGCTGTAAGGATGGACTCGCTGAGGACGCGGACCCCGCATCGATACGAACCGCCCGCGCAGGACTCGCCGTGCCTTCTTGCGCGCCAGGTGCAGAATGCGCTCTGGCGGCAGCGAGAGGGCGATCTTGATATCCACGGTTCTGGCATTCCTTAACCGAGCGATCTGCCTGGATGAGGGTCGCCGTCTGAGCGAGAGATATGGAACGCGCCCGACAGGACCTGTCGCAGGAAGGCGTACGCGAGCCCCAGCAGCAGTCCCAACGCAGCTCCGAGGACCATGTCCAGCGAGCGTCTGGGCCTCAGCCTCTTCGCAGCCGGCTGCGCCGCGTCCAGCACCTGGAAACTGGGCTGATCCTGGGCTTCCTGGATGCGTGCCATCTCCGCCTGCTGAACCAGCAACGTGAACAACGTCTCTTGGACGACACGCTCTCGCATCAGGTCTGCCAGCTCACGCTCCATGCGAGGCGCGGATCGGATCGAGACGCTGTTCATCATCGACGCGCGGCCCTTCTCGGCTCGGATAAGCTGTTCCGACAGCGCTTCGATCTGGAATGTTGTTGCCCGCAGCTTGGCGTTCTGCGCCGAGGTGCCCGACCGCACCAGCACGTCGCGTTCGATCTTCTTGGCTTCGAGCTCCGCCTGGATCTGCCCGGCTCGGGTCACGTACTCCTTGAGTTGATCCGGGAGAGAGACGATCCGGTTGCCGCTCTTGTATGCTTCGAGGTCTTGGTCCGCCTTCTGCAGGGCAGCGGTTGCCACGGTCACCTGACTGTCGAGGAACTCGCGGTTCTTTCGCGCCTGCGTGAGCGAGTTGTCCTGGAGATACTCACGAAGCAGTGATACCGCCCGATTCGCGACATCCGACGCCATCTGAGCCGACTCCGGCATCTCGACATGGATGATGACCAGGTCATCCCGCGTGGCGCTGACCGAAACGCCCCGCGCGAAGTCCGCCATGGCGCGTTCCACGAGACGATGCCACTGCCGCCGGATTTCGGACAGGTGGAAGTCGTCCGGCTTGCCTTCGATCCCGGGAAGCGCCTCGACGAGCGCACGGAGTTGGTCATCCGTCATCGACAGGATGCCGCGAGTGCCGTCTTCGGTGTCCACGCTGGCAACGATGTCGGGGTGCTCGGCGACCAGCTCCGTTGCGATGCGCGACATGTCATCGAGATCGAACGAGGGACCCGACTTGCGTTCCTTGTCAATGGTCTTCCGCAGCATGTGCGGTACAACGCCCAGATCGGAGGCGAGTCGGTCTCGGACTGTACGGCTGCTGAGTATGTTGACCAAACGAGCCTTGTCGCTCGCACCCAGCGAGGTTCCAAGCCCGCCGATGAGATCGCCGACAGATCCCAGCGCCCGGAGCGCCGCAAGCGAGCCCCCGCTGGTCTCCTTCAAGGGGAGCAGCGTCGATGTGGCGCCAAAGACCTCGGGCACCAGGTACATCGTTCGCACGAATGCGACGGCGATGGACAGAATCAGGATCGCGACGATGGACCACTTCCGCGCCCACACGCTGTGCACGTAGACCATGATATCCAGTTCGTCGCTCGCGTCCTGGACGTTCAGGTCGTCAGTCGGTTGCGCCATGCAGGGGTTCCGTGTCGTGACAGGTCCTTGGCAGGGGGTTGACGGAAGGGAATGTAGAACCCGCGCGTCGGCATGTCAAGCCGCATTGCGGCTCGCCGTGCGAAGGCGGCACTCAGCTCTGGCGGCGTGCCTTCGCCAGGGCAGGATCGAGGCCGACGAGATGGAAGTACTCGGCGTCGGACAGCGCTCGGGGTGCGCTATCGGACTGCGCTTCGTCGATCACCTGGTCGAACAGCGCCTGCTTCTCCGTTAGCACTTGGTCGATGCGTTCCTCGACCGTGTCGTTCATCACGAGTCGTGATACCAGTACGGGTCGGGTCTGCCCCATCCTGTAGGCGCGGTCCTCCGCTTGGCGCTCTACGGCGGGGTTCCACCACCGGTCGAAGTGGTAGACGTACGACGCTTCCTGCAGGTTCAGCCCAACGCCGCCTGACCGGAGCGACACGAGCAACAGGCGGATCGACTCTTCTTCCTTGAACCGACGGATGGTTTCGTCCTTCTGCACGCGACTCAATCCCCCGTGGTACAGCAGAGGACTGCATCCGTCGAGCTTTCCGGCGAGGTATTCGAGCGTCTGGGTGTACTGCGAGAAGATGAGCGCCTTCTCGCCGCTCTCAACAATGACGTCCAGCGAATCGGCGAGGTAGTCGAGCTTGGCGCTTTCGCTGGTCTCCGGGTCGAAGTTGCAGATCTGCTTCAGCTTCGTGATAAGCGCCAAGACGTGTTGGAGCGTCACGGTCTCGCCAAGGCTGCGCAGGTAGACCGTTCCCTCTTCTTCTGCAGATTGATAGGCGTCGCGCTGGGCGTCGGTTAGGTCGAGACGAACCGTGTGCTGCTGCTTCGGTGGCAGGTCGCGGAGCACTTCTCCCTTCCGCCGACGCAGGAAGTACGGCGCGAGTGTCTGGCGCACAGCCTCAGGCGCGGCGGAGTCCGGCAGGATCAGATCAGGCTTCATGAACGCGGCGATGGCTGCCAAGTCGTGCCCGCTGTTCTCGATGGGCGTGCCGGTCAGGCACCACGATGCCCGTCGCGGGATGGCGCGCACTGCGCGAGATGTGTTCGTCTCGGTGTTCTTGATCCGCTGGGCTTCGTCCAGCACGACGAGATCGAACGGACGTTTGGGCAGCAATTCGGAGTCGTTCCGCATCAGCTCGTAGTTGGCAATCGCGACGTGAGCCGTGCCGTTCCATTGAGCGTTGCGCTGGCTGGCGTCGCCCTGGATCACCCGCACACGGATTTCGGGGGCCCACCGCCGGAACTCCGACTTCCAGTTGGACTTCAGTCCGGCAGGACAGATGACGAGAGCCCGATGGACGAACCCGCTGCCGAGCAGCGCGCGGATGGCGACGATGGTCTGGATCGTCTTTCCCAATCCCATGTCGTCGGCCAGGAGGGCATGCTTGCGCCTTGCGAGGAAAGACACCCCGTCCGCTTGGTAGGCGTGCAGCGGGAAGGGCAGATCGAAGCCCTTCTGCAACACGTCCCGCAATGGCGGGAAAAGCAGGAAGTACAGCGACCGAAGCGGGTCCCTGCCGTCGGAGGTCTCTGGCTCGATGGCGTCCGTGGGCACTCCATCGAGCCGCCCGTCGACGAGGGCTCCTTCAAACAGGCTGGCTTGGTCGATCTGCCCCGGTTCCGTCGCCTGCTCGAAGAATCGGGCGCCCCGAATGGCGATCCCGCCGGGAACCGCATCGACGCCTCGGACCACCACTCGCGGACGCACGATGACGTCGCACGCCGAGACGCGGATATCTCTGAAATCGAGGGCCCGCGCGGCGACGCCCGGTTGCGCCGCCGCTGAGTGGATGGGGGCGGACATCGACTAGCGCCGCCCTTCGGGCTTGCTGAACATCCAGTGCAGGTCGGGGCGCGTTCTCAGGCTGGCTGGCTGTCGAACATCGTGGTCTCGCGGCGCCGCTGCGACCGCCATCTCCTGCGCGTCATCGGCTTCTGGCGTCTGTTTCCATGTGGAGAGCCGTTCGCGCCACCGGCGGATCTCGGACTCGGTGCGAACCGCACGCGAGCTCGCCATCGCCAGGTCGGTATCGCTATCGTCCTTGCGCCGAGAGACGGGTCGTCGAACGATCTCGGTTTCGACGCGCGTCGTAGGACGCGTGTGCTGGGCTTCCCGGAGCCGGCGGACGCGCTCGGCGTGCTCGTCCGTGCGCATGCCGAATCGGCGCAGACGCTGCTGGATCGCCTCGCTGGTGAGCTCCGCGTCGGGGGCGGCGTCGGGTTCGGCTGCGCGACGCTGCGCCGCGATGGGAGCCCTCGGCGCATCGCGCACCGGTTCCGGTCCTCGAATGGGGGTGAGTTCCGCAGGAACCCGGGTCGCTCCGTGTACAGACGGGACATCGCTCTCCAGCACTCGGCTCTGTCGCATCAGTTCCGTGGCGCGCGGCGTGCGCGTCGTCTCGGCAGGCGGCTCAGGAACG contains:
- a CDS encoding TfoX/Sxy family protein; this translates as MPHRMAESHPKTKGAKVLGKMFCGIANGDLMVRVGPERYEAALSLPHVRPMDFTGRPMTGYVYVGPEGSGFDEQVRAWVDEALAFVSTLEAQPTAKRSRRSPRRP
- a CDS encoding DEAD/DEAH box helicase, which encodes MSAPIHSAAAQPGVAARALDFRDIRVSACDVIVRPRVVVRGVDAVPGGIAIRGARFFEQATEPGQIDQASLFEGALVDGRLDGVPTDAIEPETSDGRDPLRSLYFLLFPPLRDVLQKGFDLPFPLHAYQADGVSFLARRKHALLADDMGLGKTIQTIVAIRALLGSGFVHRALVICPAGLKSNWKSEFRRWAPEIRVRVIQGDASQRNAQWNGTAHVAIANYELMRNDSELLPKRPFDLVVLDEAQRIKNTETNTSRAVRAIPRRASWCLTGTPIENSGHDLAAIAAFMKPDLILPDSAAPEAVRQTLAPYFLRRRKGEVLRDLPPKQQHTVRLDLTDAQRDAYQSAEEEGTVYLRSLGETVTLQHVLALITKLKQICNFDPETSESAKLDYLADSLDVIVESGEKALIFSQYTQTLEYLAGKLDGCSPLLYHGGLSRVQKDETIRRFKEEESIRLLLVSLRSGGVGLNLQEASYVYHFDRWWNPAVERQAEDRAYRMGQTRPVLVSRLVMNDTVEERIDQVLTEKQALFDQVIDEAQSDSAPRALSDAEYFHLVGLDPALAKARRQS